GGTCACCATTGGTATgatgggcaagaagggcaagcaGCTCAATTGTATCCTCGCTGTTCCCGACGAGGTCAAGCAGATCAATCCTGGTCTCAGGATTGAATGGTCTGTCATGTACACACTCTTCGGTGCTGTGAGTGTTGTGGGTTATGTTTTGTGACTGTGCCATATGCTGAGACATACTGCGTCTAGGATTTCATCTTCACACCTCGTATCCCCAACTCTGAAGTTTGGCCCGCCAGCAAGGAGGATCGAGCCTTTGGTGAAGAAATCTTCGCCAAGACTCCCGAGTTAATTACCAAGTTTGGCATCAAGCCCAACCCTGTCGTCATTGCCGGTGGTTTTGAAGACGTTGTCAAGGCCTTCGATGCCCTGAAGGTGGGTTTCACTGATTGATCTCTGTTAGCTGAGTAACCGTTGACTTGGAACTTAGAATGGCGAGGTGTCTGGTAAGAAGCAGGTTATCAAAATCTCCGCTTAATTATCTTACGGATCTGGTAACCAAAAACAATTGTTGTCTGTCTGTATAAATATAATTATCGAATAGATTAGATGTAGCCTGTTCTACAGCGATTGCATCATCTGAGATTAAAAAAACTAGGCAAAAATGAAGAGATAATAATTCAAACTCTTGATGTATGCATAAACTGTGACGATTATCTTGATTGTCTTCCCCTTTGCTACATTGCTCATTGCAGGCATTTTTAATAGACCTGCCAAAGGTCAACTCCCTGTTAGCCGCACACACTCGATTGTTAGTCTGGCTacttgccttcttcttctcgtccatGGAAAACCCTCCAGGACCGATGTTGACAAGTAACAAGAGACCACCGACGATGGCTATGATGACGAAATCAGCTATAATTCCCAGTCTCACGTCATTCGCACTTACACAAGGTCTGGAAGCTATGCGATGCCATCAGCACTTATACGCATGGCATGTGTATAAATATTACTCACAAGTCATACTTGAGAAAGTCCCTCTGAGGGTGAGCAGCGTGGACGCTCCACCAATTGTTAATGAAGACATTGAAGATGCTCAAAAGAGCGACAAGGAAACTGGCACTCCATTTGGCCTTAAAGCCCACGGCGACCATGACACAGGCGCCCAAACCGACGATGGAGACGATGACACGGGCGAAGGACCAGTTGCCTTGGAAGACGAAACcaatgaaaaggaagatgaggaggattcGGCCGGCAAGCTGGAAGCTGTGGACAGGTTAATGACTTTGAACGGATCGGATATAAACAAGACGTACTACTTGCGTCGGTCAGTCTCGCTAAGAGTGGGCAAGCCAGCGAATagcttcttgttcttctgcAAAGAGTCGGAGAGAACCATGAGAAGACCTCCAACAACACTGAGGTtgcgaaggaagaaagaaaggtcGAAAAGGAGACCGTAACCAATGCCTGGGAACCATCAGCTTTGATTGACCGTTGTCAGGAAACGGACAACATACCTTGAGTAGCAACCACTCCGAGAAGGCAGAAGACAGAGTATTCGGGGTACCTTTTGGAGATGACACCGAAGGAACCAGCAAGCATGGCCTGGTACAGAAGTTTTCAGCTTTTGCCGGGATGGTACAAATGGGTATTAACGAAAGTGACATACCACGACGTTGATCAAGAGGAACAAGTGGGAAATGCCCCAAGGAAAGTGTCGATGCCTGTCAACAAATTGTCAGCGAGTAGTTTGTTCAGAAACCAAATGTAACAGACTTTTGAAGGTACCACAACTGGTCACCCCATTGAGTAAGGATTCTCAAAGCGTCTGCAGCCCATCCGTCAGCTGCTGATACCAGACACAGAATCAACAGCATCCTCACCCTCAAGGAAAGTAACAACAATGAGGAACCTGGCCAAGGCAGGCACATACGGTCGGATGGGCTATTTTCAATCAGCATCTCATACGCTCTGCTCGTCTCCCAATCACAAGCCGAATCCTAGCCGCGGAAGCTCGGGGACGGCTACGAGCACGTAACTTACCTGAGTGTAAGTCTCGATCACATCTTCAACCTTGCTACTCCACTTTTGGATGTTTGCAAGCATCTCATTGTCGCTGAACCTCTGGGTCTCGGTTGGCCGGGAGATGGGGTCCGGGGCGTACCCGCCGCCGATGCCGCCCATCATAGGCGACTGACGAGGGACGTTAGGGTTGAGGTGAATGCGTTGGGACATGCCTGTAGATGTTACTGGGGTATGGGCAAACAGGATACTTGGGTCGAGAAAAAGGTAGGACGGAAAAAGGTGGATGCAAAGTGCCACGCtggagggagaagggggtTCAGCCCACCACACGCGAAGAGAGAAACCACTACCGCGTCATCGCCGGGACCTTCTTCATGGCACAGCGGCAACCTCCGCCCTGACCCTGACCTCGCCtcgctttcttcttctgcataATAGCTCAAAACAATCAAGGGCTGTCTAATCAAAAGGTATGAGGCAGCCGAAATGCTACTGTATGCACGGTGATATGCTACAACGAACAAAACACCGGCAACGACTTCCAGTCAAACACGCCTAAAACCCCCCGAGACCCGTCGTTCTCCGTCTCCTGCCGCCCCAGTTCCCACTTgtcacctcttcttcttcctttcttctcttccccttcccgcCTTTCTTACTTTCCAGACCCATAGCAtatctcatctccatctcgtcaTCGCTGACTTCAGTTCTGGCATCGACTCCTGAGGAGAAACCAGGTGGATCAATGTTGTAAGCCGGAGCACCGAACGACCCGAATTTCCGTCTGCAGAGGGAAGAGCCCTGTTCAAAATACTCCGTTCGAGTTACTGGATAAGTTGACATGTAGACTTCTGAtgaagtcaaagctgtaGCGGAAGTGTACGCCAGACTTGCGGGACTGATGGAAAAAAAGTTAGAGGGGGCAATTGTAGGAAGGagacgaaaaagaaaaaaaaacatacTCAAATGCTTCATAGATACCGATCTCGTACTCGACAGGGCAAAGAGCCTGTAAATCTCGCTCTCTGCGCATTCATTAGATTCGAAAGTTATCAGTCCGTTTATTTCGCTCACAATCGTTCTCCCAAATTCTCGATGTTACCCAAACCGCCAATTATTCCAATATGAGCCCAGAACATGCCTCTTAACTCTTCAGGCATTTGTGAGATTACATATGCTATTGTTTCTGGCAAGCCAGTTTGCTTTAGTCCTGCATCTTACGGTCAGTTTCATAGCATTACATTTCGG
This region of Cryptococcus neoformans var. neoformans B-3501A chromosome 10, whole genome shotgun sequence genomic DNA includes:
- a CDS encoding hypothetical protein (Match to ESTs gb|CF188877.1|CF188877, gb|CF186566.1|CF186566, gb|CF186071.1|CF186071; HMMPfam hit to SURF4, SURF4 family, score: 420.6, E(): 1.8e-123) — encoded protein: MSQRIHLNPNVPRQSPMMGGIGGGYAPDPISRPTETQRFSDNEMLANIQKWSSKVEDVIETYTQPIRPYVPALARFLIVVTFLEDALRILTQWGDQLWYLQKHRHFPWGISHLFLLINVVAMLAGSFGVISKRYPEYSVFCLLGVVATQGIGYGLLFDLSFFLRNLSVVGGLLMVLSDSLQKNKKLFAGLPTLSETDRRKYFQLAGRILLIFLFIGFVFQGNWSFARVIVSIVGLGACVMVAVGFKAKWSASFLVALLSIFNVFINNWWSVHAAHPQRDFLKYDFFQTLSIVGGLLLLVNIGPGGFSMDEKKKVY